In the genome of Cydia strobilella chromosome Z, ilCydStro3.1, whole genome shotgun sequence, one region contains:
- the LOC134753954 gene encoding mitochondrial-processing peptidase subunit alpha, with product MSHVAEVKVLVSRLFSMKNGLFKSGVRSFSQDVDKSAQALAKNSVTPLPPLSDPMPNLPPVIYSTGKAEDCVTEVTTLSNGLRVASEKKFGQFCTAGVVIDSGPRYEVAYPNGICHFLEKLSFGATHKFATRDVMLRELERHGGICDCQGSRDTTVYATSADSRGLEAVTQVLAEVTLRPRLSTEEIEAARQAVAFELETLAMRPEQETILMDMIHSAAYKGNTLGLPKICPKENINKIDRGIILNYLKNHYTPNRMVVAAVGVDHEPFVEFVQKYFVDMKPTWHGEDSDTFTPLVDKSVAQYTGGMEQEECEIPLYPGSDLPELSHVVIGLESCSHGDPDFVTTCVLNMMMGGGGSFSAGGPGKGMYTRLYTNVLNRYHWMFNATAYNHAYGDTGVFCVHSASPPNRIYDTAVVIARELANMAGKVGETELRRAKTQLQSMLLMNLEARPVVFEDVGRQVLATGKRKPPSFFIDEIEKVTADDIVRVARRMLSGRPSVAARGRLAHLPTFDEICANMALTTDSSPQGRRLNLFRA from the exons ATGTCACATGTAGCCGAAGTTAAAGTTCTTGTTTCTAggttattttctatgaaaaatgg GCTTTTCAAATCTGGTGTCAGGAGTTTTAGTCAAGATGTGGACAAATCAGCTCAAGCCCTGGCTAAGAACAGTGTTACACCATTGCCACCACTATCGGATCCTATGCCAAACCTCCCACCTGTGATATATTCCACCGGAAAAGCAGAGGATTGTGTAACTGAGGTCACCACCCTCAGCAATGGACTTAGAGTTGCATCAGAGAAAAAGTTTGGCCAATTTTGTACTGCGGGTG tGGTCATTGATTCCGGCCCACGGTATGAAGTTGCTTACCCAAATGGCATTTGTCACTTTCTGGAAAAGTTAAGTTTTGGC GCAACACATAAATTCGCAACTCGGGATGTGATGCTGCGAGAGTTAGAGAGGCATGGCGGCATTTGTGACTGCCAAGGGTCTCGTGACACTACAGTATATGCAACTAGCGCCGATTCTAGAGGTCTTGAGGCTGTTACACAA GTGTTAGCAGAGGTGACATTAAGGCCACGGCTGTCTACTGAAGAGATTGAAGCTGCCAGACAAGCAGTAGCATTTGAATTAGAAACTCTTGCTATGAGGCCGGAACAAGAAACTATACTTATGGACATGATACATTCG GCCGCATATAAGGGCAACACACTTGGTCTACCAAAGATTTGCCCCAAGGAgaatataaacaaaatagaccgtGGCATTATACTGAATTATTTGAAAAACCACTACACGCCCAATCGGATGGTAGTTGCGGCCGTCGGC GTCGACCATGAGCCGTTCGTAGAATTTGTACAGAAGTATTTTGTGGACATGAAGCCCACGTGGCATGGCGAGGACAGCGACACGTTCACGCCACTAGTCGACAAGTCCGTGGCTCAGTATACTGGCGGTATGGAACAG GAGGAATGTGAAATACCACTCTACCCTGGATCGGACTTACCGGAGCTATCTCATGTTGTTATTGGATTAGAAA GTTGCTCGCATGGAGACCCAGACTTCGTGACGACGTGCGTGCTGAACATGATGATGGGCGGCGGCGGCTCCTTCTCCGCCGGCGGCCCTGGCAAGGGCATGTACACACGACTCTACACCAACGTGCTTAATAG ATATCACTGGATGTTCAACGCGACGGCGTACAACCACGCGTACGGCGACACAGGCGTGTTCTGCGTCCATTCGGCGTCGCCGCCCAACCGCATCTACGACACCGCCGTCGTCATCGCGCGCGAGCTGGCCAACATGGCCGGCAAGGTCGGCGAGACGGAGCTGAGG CGAGCCAAGACCCAGTTGCAGTCGATGCTGCTGATGAACCTGGAGGCCAGGCCGGTGGTGTTCGAGGATGTCGGCCGGCAAGTGCTCGCCACCGGCAAAAGGAAGCCGCCATCCTTCTTTATCGATGAGATTG AAAAAGTGACAGCCGATGACATAGTGCGCGTGGCGCGGCGCATGCTGAGCGGGCGGCCGTCGGTGGCGGCGCGCGGGCGGCTCGCGCACCTGCCCACCTTCGATGAGATCTGCGCCAACATGGCGCTCACCACCGACTCATCGCCCCAGGGCCGGCGGCTCAACCTCTTTAGAGCTTGA
- the LOC134753960 gene encoding succinate--CoA ligase [GDP-forming] subunit beta, mitochondrial encodes MAAIKNTKNIKLFTFLALKCNPQVSTRRFLNLQEYHSKDLLRKHQVSVQDFRIIDTKLDPKPLGDFKADEYVVKAQILAGGRGKGHFDNGFKGGVHLTKNPKDIMGLAKNMLGHKLITKQTPKEGIKVEKVMVAESVNIKRETYLSIIMDRSFNGAALVASPAGGMDIEAVAEKTPHLVKTVPIDIYEGITDTVANEIAGFLEFKGDLKKKCAEEIKKMWQLFTKVDATQLEINPLVETDDGRVVAVDAKINFDDNAQFRQQEIFALNDDSESDPREKEAAALNLVYIDMDGSIGCMVNGAGLAMATMDLIALSGGKPANFLDLGGGVGQAQVSAALRILESDPKVKVVFVNVLAGIVNCATVANGLVAACKANPPKHPIVIRLQGTNSAAAKKILEESGLSLHMINDADEAAQTAVRLAK; translated from the exons ATGGCTGCGATAAAAAACACCAAGAATATTAAACTTTTCACTTTTCTGGCTTTGAAATGTAATCCCCAAGTGAGTACGAGAAGATTTTTGAACCTGCAAGAGTACCACAGCAAAGATTTATTAAGAAAGCATCAGGTATCAGTTCAGGATTTCCGTATTATTGATACCAAACTAGATCCTAAACCTCTCGGCGACTTCAAAGCTGATGAGTACGTGGTGAAGGCTCAGATCCTAGCCGGCGGGAGAGGGAAAGGTCATTTCGATAATGGATTTAAAGGGGGAGTTCATTTGACCAAAAATCCCAAAGACATAATGGGTTTAGCAAAAAATATGTTAGGTCATAAATTAATAACCAAACAGACGCCAAAGGAAGGCATAAAAGTCGAAAAAGTCATGGTGGCCGAGAGTGTAAACATCAAACGCGAGACATACTTGAGTATCATAATGGATAGGAGTTTTAATGGTGCTGCTTTGGTGGCATCCCCAGCAGGTGGCATGGATATAGAGGCTGTGGCTGAGAAAACGCCCCATTTAGTTAAGACTGTTCCTATTGACATATATGAGGGCATTACTGATACTGTGGCTAATGAGATTGCAGGCTTCTTAGAGTTCAAAGGTGATCTAAAGAAGAAATGTGCTGAggagataaaaaaaatgtggcaATTATTCACAAAG GTGGATGCAACCCAACTTGAAATAAACCCTTTAGTGGAGACGGACGATGGACGAGTGGTTGCTGTGGATGCTAAGATCAACTTTGATGACAATGCTCAATTCAGGCAGCAAGAGATATTTGCTTTAAATGATGATTCGGAATCAGATCCTAGAGAG AAAGAAGCAGCTGCTCTTAACCTGGTATATATAGACATGGATGGTAGCATTGGGTGCATGGTGAACGGGGCTGGTCTAGCCATGGCCACTATGGACCTGATTGCACTGAGTGGTGGCAAGCCTGCTAATTTCTTGGACCTTGGAGGAGGTGTGGGTCAAGCACAGGTCTCGGCAGCATTGAGGATTTTGGAGTCAGACCCGAAAGTGAAAGTTGTATTTGTCAATGTTCTTGCTG GCATTGTGAACTGTGCTACAGTTGCTAACGGACTTGTGGCAGCTTGCAAAGCAAACCCACCAAAGCATCCCATAGTCATCAGGCTGCAAGGGACTAACTCAGCCGCGGCTAAGAAAATCCTCGAGGAGTCCGGCTTGTCGCTTCACATGATAAATGACGCGGACGAAGCTGCCCAAACCGCAGTGAGATTAGCTAAGTAA
- the LOC134754665 gene encoding small ribosomal subunit protein uS7 produces MADNGNWVDDGMDAGSVAVDNAPLPQAADIPEIKLFGRWSCYDVQVSDMSLQDYISVKEKYAKYLPHSAGRYAHKRFRKAQCPIVERLTNSLMMHGRNNGKKLMAVRIVKHAFEIIHLLTGENPLQVLVTAIINSGPREDSTRIGRAGTVRRQAVDVSPLRRVNQAIWLLCTGAREAAFRNIKTIAECVADELINAAKGSSNSYAIKKKDELERVAKSNR; encoded by the coding sequence ATGGCTGATAATGGAAACTGGGTTGATGACGGCATGGACGCAGGCAGCGTGGCCGTCGACAATGCGCCCCTGCCCCAAGCGGCCGATATTCCCGAAATTAAGCTTTTTGGGCGATGGAGCTGCTACGATGTCCAGGTTTCGGACATGTCCCTGCAAGATTACATCTCCGTGAAGGAGAAATACGCCAAGTATTTACCACACTCGGCTGGTAGGTACGCACACAAGCGTTTCCGCAAAGCTCAGTGCCCCATCGTGGAGCGTCTGACGAACTCCCTGATGATGCACGGTCGCAACAACGGCAAGAAGCTGATGGCCGTAAGAATCGTGAAACACGCATTCGAAATCATCCACTTGCTAACCGGTGAGAATCCCCTGCAAGTCCTTGTGACGGCCATCATCAACTCCGGACCCCGCGAAGATTCCACCAGAATCGGTCGCGCCGGTACCGTGCGTCGTCAGGCCGTGGATGTGTCGCCGCTGCGCCGCGTCAACCAGGCTATCTGGCTGCTGTGCACGGGAGCCCGCGAGGCCGCCTTCAGAAACATCAAGACGATCGCGGAGTGTGTCGCCGATGAGCTCATCAACGCTGCCAAGGGTTCCTCCAACTCTTACGCTATCAAGAAGAAGGACGAGCTGGAGCGTGTCGCTAAATCCAACCGTTAA